One stretch of Priestia megaterium DNA includes these proteins:
- the ppsA gene encoding phosphoenolpyruvate synthase, which translates to MNSLVLSFQEIEETQLSLVGGKGLNLGALSKIQGIQVPEGFCVTAVGYQKALEQNETFQALLNQLTMLKADDRDQIGEISEKIRQIILEIKIPSDVVKAVIHYLSQFGEEHAYAVRSSATAEDLPYASFAGQHDTYLNIRGKEAILQHISKCWASLFTNRAVTYRIKNGFDHSQVHVSVIVQRMVFPQASGILFTADPVTSNRKLLSIDAGFGLGEALVSGLVSADCYKVKEGEIVDKKIAAKKVAIYGLKEGGTETKEVHSDLQKTQALIDRQILQLERVGRQLEAYFDCPQDIEWCLADDTFYIVQSRPITTLYPIPEAHDQENRVYVSVGHQQMMTDAMKPLGLSFFLLTTNAPMRTAGGRLFVDVTPMLASPDSRKMMLGAMGQHDPLMKDALTSIIERGDFIKPLPNDQSSGKSNKSVPPTKPKAQIENDSTIVSDLIKKNQASIEELKQTIQTKSGLELVDFISEDIGTLKKILFDPQSSAVFMAAMDASSWINEKMETWLGEKNAADALSQSVPNNITSEMGLALLDVADVIRPYPEVIHYLQHVKDDNFLEKVVEFDGGQEIQDAIYDYLSKYGMRCPGEIDITKTRWSEKPSALIPIILGNIKNFEPNASKQKFEKGLHEALKKEQELLNRLKQLPDGEQKAKEAKEKIDLIRNFIGYREYPKYGMINRYFVYKQALLKEATQLVKDDLIYETEDIYYLTFEELQEVVRTHKLNDQIITKRKEEYRLYKKLTPPRVITSHGEIVTGAYKRENLPSQAIVGLPVSSGVIEGRARVILNMENANLSEGDILVTSFTDPSWTPLFVGIKGLVTEVGGLMTHGAVIAREYGLPAVVGVENATRLIKEGQRIRVHGTEGYIEIL; encoded by the coding sequence ATGAACTCTTTAGTTCTTAGCTTTCAAGAAATAGAAGAAACACAGCTTTCACTTGTTGGAGGAAAAGGCTTGAATTTAGGGGCGTTATCAAAAATTCAAGGAATACAAGTACCGGAAGGATTTTGTGTTACAGCGGTTGGGTATCAAAAAGCCCTTGAACAAAATGAAACGTTTCAAGCGTTACTGAACCAGTTAACGATGCTAAAAGCTGATGACCGAGATCAAATTGGTGAAATTAGCGAAAAAATTCGCCAAATCATTCTGGAAATAAAAATTCCTTCTGACGTTGTAAAAGCAGTTATTCATTATCTCTCTCAGTTTGGGGAAGAGCATGCTTATGCAGTTCGTTCAAGTGCGACTGCTGAAGATTTGCCATATGCTTCTTTTGCTGGTCAGCATGACACCTATTTAAACATCAGAGGCAAAGAAGCCATTCTGCAGCACATTAGCAAGTGCTGGGCTTCCCTGTTTACAAATCGCGCGGTAACCTACCGTATTAAAAATGGATTTGACCATAGTCAAGTGCACGTATCGGTTATTGTTCAACGAATGGTTTTTCCGCAGGCTTCAGGTATTTTATTTACCGCTGACCCAGTCACTTCTAACCGAAAGCTGTTATCAATCGATGCGGGATTTGGACTTGGAGAAGCACTAGTGTCTGGTTTGGTATCTGCCGATTGCTATAAAGTAAAAGAAGGAGAAATCGTCGATAAAAAAATAGCAGCTAAAAAGGTAGCTATCTACGGATTAAAAGAAGGCGGAACAGAAACCAAGGAAGTTCATTCTGATCTGCAAAAAACGCAAGCGCTCATTGACCGTCAAATTTTACAGCTAGAACGCGTTGGAAGACAGCTTGAAGCTTATTTTGATTGTCCTCAAGATATTGAATGGTGCTTGGCTGATGATACATTTTATATTGTCCAAAGTCGTCCAATCACTACTTTATATCCAATTCCTGAAGCACATGATCAGGAAAATCGCGTTTATGTATCTGTCGGACACCAACAAATGATGACCGATGCCATGAAACCACTGGGATTGTCTTTCTTTCTATTAACGACTAATGCACCGATGCGTACAGCCGGTGGAAGGCTGTTTGTTGATGTCACCCCTATGCTGGCTTCACCTGACAGCAGAAAAATGATGTTAGGTGCCATGGGACAACATGATCCGCTCATGAAAGACGCACTTACAAGCATAATAGAGCGAGGAGACTTTATAAAACCTTTACCAAATGATCAAAGTTCCGGTAAAAGCAATAAAAGCGTGCCGCCTACGAAGCCTAAGGCGCAAATCGAAAACGACTCGACAATCGTTTCTGACTTGATCAAGAAGAATCAAGCATCAATAGAAGAGCTAAAACAAACCATCCAAACGAAATCAGGGTTGGAATTAGTCGATTTTATTTCAGAAGATATCGGGACATTAAAGAAGATTTTATTTGACCCACAAAGTTCAGCTGTGTTTATGGCCGCTATGGATGCTTCATCATGGATCAATGAAAAAATGGAGACATGGCTAGGTGAAAAAAACGCAGCAGACGCGCTTTCTCAATCTGTACCAAACAATATTACTTCAGAAATGGGTCTGGCGCTATTGGATGTCGCAGATGTGATTCGTCCTTATCCTGAAGTCATCCATTATTTACAGCACGTAAAAGATGATAACTTTTTGGAGAAAGTGGTTGAGTTTGATGGTGGACAGGAAATCCAAGACGCCATCTATGATTATCTCAGCAAATACGGCATGCGGTGTCCCGGAGAAATCGATATTACGAAAACTCGCTGGAGTGAAAAACCATCTGCACTTATCCCTATAATTCTTGGTAATATTAAAAACTTTGAGCCTAATGCCAGTAAACAAAAATTTGAAAAAGGCCTGCATGAAGCCTTGAAAAAAGAGCAAGAGCTATTAAATCGATTAAAGCAATTGCCGGATGGCGAACAAAAAGCAAAAGAAGCAAAAGAAAAGATTGACCTCATTCGAAATTTCATTGGTTATCGTGAATATCCCAAATACGGCATGATTAATCGCTATTTTGTTTATAAACAGGCTCTGCTGAAAGAAGCCACTCAGCTCGTAAAAGACGACCTTATTTATGAAACAGAAGATATATACTATCTGACATTTGAAGAACTTCAAGAAGTCGTACGCACACATAAACTGAATGATCAAATCATCACCAAGCGAAAAGAAGAATACCGATTATACAAAAAGCTAACACCTCCGCGTGTAATCACGTCTCATGGTGAAATTGTTACAGGTGCGTACAAACGAGAAAATCTCCCGTCCCAAGCAATTGTAGGTTTACCGGTTTCTTCAGGAGTGATAGAAGGGCGAGCGCGCGTCATTTTAAACATGGAAAATGCTAATCTATCAGAGGGAGATATATTAGTCACTTCCTTTACTGACCCTAGCTGGACCCCGTTATTTGTAGGGATAAAGGGGCTTGTTACGGAAGTTGGCGGACTGATGACTCATGGAGCAGTCATTGCACGTGAATATGGATTGCCAGCGGTTGTCGGAGTAGAGAATGCTACTCGGCTGATAAAAGAGGGGCAGCGAATTCGCGTACATGGAACGGAAGGGTATATTGAAATATTGTAA
- a CDS encoding gamma-glutamyl-gamma-aminobutyrate hydrolase family protein codes for MGFLIGISGSIIVDQGGRFPGYKRAYVNNDYIESTALSGGVPFILPVLKDEEMIKAQAESIDGLILSGGQDVNPLLYGEEPTTKTGSPFLARDQSEQLLLKHVIDQGKPVLAICRGLQILNVAYGGTLYQDMSDIKESFIKHDQYNNTSDPSHSIMIKDGTRLHDLYGNQALINSFHHQAIKDVAPGFEVSAWAKDGVIEAIEKQGEQFVVGVQWHPEMMAKEHTSMLNLFKLFMEHVQQSAVKKVSI; via the coding sequence GTGGGATTTTTAATTGGTATATCAGGAAGCATTATTGTGGATCAAGGAGGACGCTTTCCAGGCTATAAGCGAGCGTATGTGAATAACGACTATATCGAATCAACAGCGCTCAGCGGCGGAGTTCCTTTTATCTTGCCAGTGCTAAAAGACGAAGAAATGATTAAAGCGCAGGCAGAAAGTATAGACGGGTTGATTTTATCAGGTGGACAAGACGTTAATCCCCTTTTATACGGAGAAGAACCGACAACTAAAACAGGCTCACCTTTTTTAGCACGAGATCAGTCTGAACAGCTATTGTTAAAGCATGTGATTGATCAAGGAAAGCCGGTATTAGCGATTTGCCGCGGCTTACAAATTTTAAACGTTGCTTACGGAGGCACTCTTTATCAAGACATGTCAGACATTAAAGAGTCATTTATCAAACATGATCAATACAACAATACAAGCGACCCTTCTCATTCCATCATGATTAAAGACGGAACACGCCTACATGACCTTTACGGTAATCAAGCTCTTATTAATTCATTTCACCACCAAGCTATTAAAGACGTAGCGCCAGGTTTTGAAGTTTCCGCATGGGCAAAAGATGGAGTCATTGAAGCCATTGAAAAACAAGGAGAGCAATTTGTAGTCGGCGTCCAGTGGCATCCAGAAATGATGGCAAAAGAACATACTTCAATGCTAAACTTGTTTAAACTGTTTATGGAGCATGTGCAGCAGTCGGCTGTAAAAAAAGTCAGCATTTGA